Proteins from one Streptosporangium becharense genomic window:
- a CDS encoding ABC transporter substrate-binding protein, which translates to MTDERTMSMRMRALAAAALATGMLAACGGGSDSGSGDKQTVTMWTYPVIADQAKHQAFWDEQTAAFEKANPSIDVKVEIYPWAKRDEALSTAIAGNKAPDVVYLIPDQLPKYAKTLQPVDEYLSAEAKADYRDNAKASVTIDGKMMGAPILMTSNPLVCNKKAFDAAGVTTYPTTWDELLELAPTFKDKGIDVTNHWADPAATLNQSFYPLLWQAGGDVFTPDGKKTAFAGPEGIKALTFLRKLVDGGYVEKDLLTGLPKFEQTHVAQNKVACTWQHVPADVATFWGEENIKVFPPLKDVKQVAYGTVGSLAMFKAADDKEAAGKWLAFATRPEATKAYDTASNNFSPQKSTGSLYASDPVQGEMEKTLDLTTAGPLNEKARDVMGVLAPEIQAALIGKKTPEQALADAAAAADALLGG; encoded by the coding sequence ATGACCGATGAGAGGACCATGTCCATGCGAATGCGCGCACTGGCCGCGGCGGCGCTGGCGACGGGAATGCTGGCCGCCTGCGGCGGCGGTTCCGACTCCGGCTCCGGCGACAAGCAGACCGTCACCATGTGGACCTACCCGGTGATCGCCGACCAGGCCAAGCACCAGGCGTTCTGGGACGAGCAGACCGCCGCCTTCGAGAAGGCCAACCCGTCCATCGACGTCAAGGTCGAGATCTACCCCTGGGCCAAGCGCGACGAGGCGCTGTCCACCGCGATCGCCGGGAACAAGGCCCCCGACGTGGTCTACCTGATCCCCGACCAGCTCCCCAAGTACGCCAAGACCCTCCAGCCCGTCGACGAGTACCTGTCGGCCGAGGCCAAGGCCGACTACCGCGACAACGCCAAGGCCTCGGTGACCATCGACGGCAAGATGATGGGCGCGCCGATCCTGATGACGTCCAACCCGCTGGTGTGCAACAAGAAGGCGTTCGACGCGGCGGGCGTGACGACCTACCCGACGACCTGGGACGAACTGCTGGAGCTCGCCCCCACGTTCAAGGACAAGGGCATCGACGTCACCAACCACTGGGCCGACCCGGCCGCGACGCTGAACCAGTCGTTCTACCCGCTGCTGTGGCAGGCCGGCGGTGACGTCTTCACCCCCGACGGCAAGAAGACGGCGTTCGCCGGCCCCGAGGGGATCAAGGCGCTGACCTTCCTGCGCAAGCTCGTCGACGGCGGGTACGTGGAGAAGGACCTGCTCACCGGGCTGCCCAAGTTCGAGCAGACCCACGTCGCGCAGAACAAGGTCGCCTGCACCTGGCAGCACGTCCCCGCCGACGTGGCGACGTTCTGGGGCGAGGAGAACATCAAGGTCTTCCCCCCGCTCAAGGACGTCAAGCAGGTCGCGTACGGCACCGTCGGCTCGCTGGCGATGTTCAAGGCCGCCGACGACAAGGAGGCGGCGGGCAAGTGGCTCGCCTTCGCCACCCGGCCCGAGGCCACCAAGGCCTACGACACGGCCTCCAACAACTTCTCCCCGCAGAAGTCGACCGGTTCCCTGTACGCGAGCGACCCGGTGCAGGGCGAGATGGAGAAGACCCTCGACCTGACCACGGCCGGTCCGCTGAACGAGAAGGCCCGTGACGTCATGGGCGTGCTCGCCCCCGAGATCCAGGCCGCGCTGATCGGCAAGAAGACCCCCGAGCAGGCCCTCGCCGACGCCGCCGCCGCGGCCGACGCCCTGCTGGGCGGCTGA
- a CDS encoding Gfo/Idh/MocA family protein, whose amino-acid sequence MDNEPGTTAHGVTSGTAARGGEPAAAPRDLPGTCGPLGRPVTLALVGAGNRGQTYASWVRAHPERARLVAVADPDPLRRARVAGDGVREFSDWTDLLASGERVADAVILATQDRLHVEPAVALAEAGYDLLMEKPLAPTEEECRHIVEAVTRAGVLFAVCHVMRYTPYTDLVKRVVDGGTLGEIMSVEHLEPVGWWHAAHSYVRGPWRSEHLASPMLLAKSCHDLDWLGYITGRRVERVSSFGSLGHFRPERRPAGAADRCLDCSIEPRCPYSAPRLYLGTLAERGPIWPVSVITKGSDEAAVIEALRTGPYGRCVYACDNDVVDHQVLAMELSGGATATFTMTAFTEQTHRQTRIFGTHGCLTGDGERVRVVDFRDGSTEVIEAGTTGGSTAADDHGGGDSALMDAFVRALATGDPAHVRSGPADSLDGHLAVFAAERARHTGTVVTVPDK is encoded by the coding sequence GTGGACAACGAACCCGGCACGACGGCCCACGGGGTCACGTCCGGCACGGCGGCCCGCGGCGGCGAACCCGCCGCGGCGCCCCGCGACCTGCCCGGCACGTGCGGGCCCCTCGGGCGGCCCGTCACGCTGGCGCTCGTCGGGGCGGGCAACCGGGGGCAGACCTACGCCTCCTGGGTGCGTGCCCACCCCGAGCGGGCCCGGCTGGTGGCCGTCGCCGACCCGGACCCGCTGCGGCGGGCCCGGGTGGCCGGTGACGGCGTCCGGGAGTTCTCCGACTGGACGGACCTGCTCGCCTCCGGTGAGCGGGTCGCGGACGCGGTGATCCTCGCAACCCAGGACCGGCTCCACGTCGAGCCCGCGGTCGCGCTGGCCGAGGCCGGCTACGACCTGCTGATGGAGAAGCCGCTGGCGCCGACCGAGGAGGAGTGCCGCCACATCGTCGAGGCGGTCACCCGGGCGGGCGTGCTGTTCGCCGTCTGCCACGTGATGCGCTACACGCCCTACACCGACCTGGTCAAGCGGGTCGTGGACGGCGGGACCCTCGGCGAGATCATGAGCGTCGAGCACCTGGAGCCGGTCGGCTGGTGGCACGCCGCCCACTCCTACGTGCGCGGGCCGTGGCGCAGCGAGCACCTGGCCAGCCCGATGCTGCTGGCCAAGTCGTGCCACGACCTCGACTGGCTCGGCTACATCACCGGGCGGCGGGTCGAGCGGGTGTCCAGCTTCGGCTCGCTCGGCCACTTCCGCCCCGAGCGGCGCCCGGCCGGGGCCGCCGACCGCTGCCTCGACTGCTCGATCGAACCGCGGTGCCCGTACTCGGCGCCCCGCCTCTACCTGGGCACGCTCGCCGAGCGCGGCCCGATCTGGCCGGTCAGCGTGATCACCAAAGGTTCCGACGAGGCCGCGGTGATCGAGGCGCTGCGCACCGGGCCGTACGGCAGGTGCGTGTACGCCTGCGACAACGACGTCGTCGACCACCAGGTGCTCGCCATGGAGCTGAGCGGCGGTGCCACCGCGACGTTCACCATGACGGCCTTCACCGAGCAGACCCACCGGCAGACCCGGATCTTCGGCACCCACGGCTGCCTCACCGGCGACGGCGAGCGCGTCCGGGTGGTGGACTTCCGCGACGGGAGCACCGAGGTGATCGAGGCCGGCACGACCGGCGGCTCCACCGCCGCCGACGACCACGGCGGCGGCGACAGCGCGCTGATGGACGCGTTCGTCCGCGCTCTGGCCACCGGTGACCCGGCGCACGTGCGGTCCGGGCCGGCCGACTCCCTCGACGGCCACCTGGCGGTCTTCGCCGCCGAGCGGGCCCGCCACACCGGCACGGTCGTCACCGTGCCCGACAAGTGA
- a CDS encoding IclR family transcriptional regulator, whose translation MRSVARAADVLEALSGSAQGAGMSVTDVAAACGLSKSAAFATLYTLRHYGLVADDGEGMNRRYRLGMALARLGNRAQDQLSLRDLARPNLVDLTRLTGMNSRLAVPESDQAVVVDQVSNGERIQVDLRMGTRELPHCTGLGKALLAEMDDADVAQLIERIGLVRRTSHTITDLPTLMTHLRTVRELGYAVDDEEDADGVFCIGSALRDHTGACAGAISITGLKRDLPAWRYQELGRQVRDTAERISRDLGYGA comes from the coding sequence GTGCGCAGCGTCGCCCGCGCGGCCGACGTGCTGGAGGCCCTGTCGGGCAGTGCCCAGGGGGCGGGCATGAGCGTGACCGACGTCGCCGCCGCCTGCGGGCTGAGCAAGAGCGCGGCCTTCGCCACCCTCTACACGCTGCGCCACTACGGCCTGGTCGCCGACGACGGCGAGGGCATGAACCGCCGCTACCGGCTCGGCATGGCGCTGGCCCGCCTCGGCAACCGGGCCCAGGACCAGCTCTCGCTGCGTGACCTGGCCCGCCCCAACCTCGTCGATTTAACCCGCCTGACCGGCATGAACTCGCGGCTGGCCGTGCCCGAGAGCGACCAGGCGGTGGTCGTCGACCAGGTCAGCAACGGCGAACGCATCCAGGTCGACCTGCGCATGGGCACCCGGGAGCTGCCGCACTGCACCGGCCTGGGCAAGGCGCTGCTCGCCGAGATGGACGACGCCGACGTGGCCCAGCTCATCGAGCGGATCGGCCTGGTGCGCCGCACCAGCCACACGATCACCGACCTGCCGACGCTGATGACCCACCTGCGGACCGTCCGCGAACTCGGTTACGCGGTCGACGACGAGGAGGACGCCGACGGCGTCTTCTGCATCGGCAGCGCGCTGCGCGACCACACCGGGGCCTGCGCCGGCGCGATCAGCATCACCGGGCTCAAGCGCGACCTGCCCGCCTGGCGGTACCAGGAACTGGGCCGGCAGGTGCGCGACACCGCCGAGCGGATCTCCCGGGATCTGGGATACGGGGCTTGA
- a CDS encoding aspartate aminotransferase family protein → MKHDVLSGSQVAERARLAIPGGVNSGQRSVPGLTDLVIVHAEGARFRDADGREFVDYHAAFGPPLLGHNDPDVGAAVAEAGRTVDLCGVGVTRGEVELAETLVELVPSVEKVLLTSTGSEATFHALRVARAATGRRLVVKFQGCYHGWHDAVSLNVISAPDRVGGRDPISTGILPEVLEATLVLPFNDAAAVRAAFAEHGHDIAAVIVEPVPHNVGCLLPEQEFLATLREECTRAGSVLVFDEVITGFRHDLGGWQKLSGITPDLTTMGKAIANGYPVGALGGRADLMELFSSRPGGPAFFAGTYNGHPAVVAAALATLRKLRTEPVHEHVFRLGERIRTGLADVFAGLGLPALVTGFGSVFVAYFMTGPARTYDDLLRNDAAMFIGYRRRLLEHGVFELPLNLKRSHVSYAHTDADVDRLLEAAEAAARAQLAAGAPVGDLTGASTMGGAVR, encoded by the coding sequence GTGAAGCACGATGTCCTGTCCGGTTCCCAGGTGGCCGAACGTGCCCGCCTGGCCATCCCCGGCGGCGTCAACAGCGGGCAGCGCAGCGTCCCCGGCCTCACCGACCTGGTGATCGTCCACGCCGAGGGTGCGAGGTTCCGCGACGCGGACGGCCGCGAGTTCGTCGACTACCACGCCGCCTTCGGCCCGCCGCTGCTCGGCCACAACGACCCCGACGTCGGCGCGGCGGTCGCCGAGGCCGGACGCACGGTCGACCTGTGCGGGGTCGGCGTCACCCGGGGCGAGGTCGAGCTCGCCGAGACGCTGGTGGAACTGGTGCCCAGCGTGGAGAAGGTGCTGCTCACCAGCACCGGCAGCGAGGCCACCTTCCACGCGCTGCGGGTCGCCCGGGCGGCGACCGGCAGACGGCTGGTGGTGAAGTTCCAGGGCTGCTACCACGGCTGGCACGACGCGGTCAGCCTCAACGTCATCTCCGCCCCCGACCGCGTCGGCGGCCGCGACCCCATCTCGACCGGCATCCTGCCCGAGGTGCTGGAGGCGACGCTCGTCCTGCCGTTCAACGACGCCGCCGCCGTGCGCGCGGCGTTCGCCGAACACGGCCACGACATCGCCGCCGTCATCGTCGAACCGGTCCCGCACAACGTCGGCTGCCTGCTGCCGGAGCAGGAGTTCCTCGCGACGCTGCGCGAGGAGTGCACCCGGGCCGGAAGCGTCCTCGTCTTCGACGAGGTGATCACCGGGTTCCGGCACGACCTCGGCGGCTGGCAGAAGCTCAGCGGCATCACCCCGGACCTGACCACCATGGGCAAGGCCATCGCCAACGGCTACCCCGTCGGCGCGCTCGGAGGCCGCGCCGACCTGATGGAGCTGTTCAGCTCCCGCCCCGGCGGCCCCGCCTTCTTCGCCGGCACCTACAACGGGCACCCGGCCGTCGTCGCCGCGGCCCTGGCCACCCTGCGCAAGCTCCGCACCGAGCCCGTGCACGAGCACGTGTTCCGCCTCGGCGAGCGCATCCGCACCGGGCTCGCCGACGTCTTCGCCGGCCTGGGCCTGCCCGCCCTCGTCACCGGCTTCGGCTCCGTCTTCGTCGCGTACTTCATGACGGGACCCGCCCGCACCTACGACGACCTGCTGCGCAATGATGCCGCCATGTTCATCGGATACCGTCGCAGGCTGCTGGAGCACGGAGTGTTCGAGCTGCCGCTCAACCTCAAGCGCAGCCACGTCTCCTACGCCCACACCGACGCCGACGTCGACCGGCTGCTGGAGGCGGCCGAGGCGGCGGCCCGGGCCCAGCTCGCCGCCGGCGCCCCGGTGGGCGACCTGACCGGCGCCAGCACCATGGGTGGGGCGGTGCGCTGA
- a CDS encoding mandelate racemase/muconate lactonizing enzyme family protein, whose protein sequence is MLTIDTTRPVGPAGRISRVETLTLGTAWRDFSYVRIHTDEGLSGVGEITHPYRGRETTSLTEAMAVRHLIGADPFDVEEIWLRMYQGDFLRGGDVGGVVVSGVDQALYDIMGKALGVPAYRLTGGACRDRVRVYANGWYTGERDPAEFAARAKDVVARGYTALKFDPFGAGLGELSRAELRRSIDIVAAVREAVDVDIFIEGHARFAMPTAVRLLRELEPYDVGWFEEPLPWTHIERYAELRRRAPMPISGGEHFHNRYEYARLFATGAVDIIQPDLSMAGGFTEVRKLAAQAEVHAMLVAPHNSNSPVCTTASVHAVLGMPNFTILETFDGMLEEHVFAAVRGALPVVDGHIGLPTEPGLGIELIDEVFAEHPPSHRFWNMFAEGWEKRNRT, encoded by the coding sequence ATGCTGACCATCGACACCACCCGTCCCGTCGGACCCGCGGGGCGGATCAGCCGCGTCGAGACCCTGACCCTCGGCACCGCCTGGCGCGACTTCTCCTACGTGCGGATCCACACCGACGAAGGACTCAGCGGCGTGGGCGAGATCACCCACCCCTACCGGGGCCGCGAGACCACCTCGCTGACCGAGGCCATGGCCGTCAGGCACCTGATCGGCGCCGATCCCTTCGACGTCGAGGAGATCTGGCTGCGCATGTACCAGGGAGACTTCCTGCGCGGCGGCGACGTCGGCGGGGTCGTCGTCTCCGGGGTCGACCAGGCGCTGTACGACATCATGGGCAAGGCGCTCGGCGTGCCCGCCTACCGGCTGACCGGCGGCGCCTGCCGCGACCGGGTCAGGGTCTACGCCAACGGCTGGTACACCGGGGAACGCGACCCCGCGGAGTTCGCCGCCCGCGCCAAGGACGTGGTGGCCCGCGGCTACACCGCGCTGAAGTTCGACCCGTTCGGCGCCGGGCTCGGCGAGCTCTCCCGGGCCGAGCTGCGCCGCTCGATCGACATCGTGGCCGCGGTCCGCGAGGCGGTCGACGTCGACATCTTCATCGAGGGGCACGCCCGCTTCGCCATGCCCACCGCGGTGCGGCTGCTGCGCGAGCTGGAACCGTACGACGTCGGCTGGTTCGAGGAACCCCTGCCCTGGACCCACATCGAGCGCTACGCCGAGCTGCGGCGACGCGCTCCGATGCCGATCTCCGGCGGCGAGCACTTCCACAACCGCTACGAGTACGCCCGGCTGTTCGCCACCGGCGCCGTCGACATCATCCAGCCGGACCTGTCCATGGCCGGCGGGTTCACCGAGGTCAGGAAGCTGGCCGCGCAGGCGGAGGTGCACGCGATGCTCGTCGCGCCGCACAACTCCAACTCGCCGGTCTGCACCACCGCCTCGGTGCACGCGGTGCTCGGCATGCCGAACTTCACGATCCTGGAGACCTTCGACGGGATGCTGGAGGAGCACGTCTTCGCGGCCGTGCGCGGAGCGCTGCCGGTGGTGGACGGGCACATCGGCCTGCCCACGGAGCCCGGCCTCGGCATCGAGCTGATCGACGAGGTCTTCGCCGAGCACCCGCCGAGCCACCGCTTCTGGAACATGTTCGCCGAAGGCTGGGAGAAGCGGAACCGCACATGA
- a CDS encoding amidohydrolase family protein, with protein MIVDVHSHLFTCPDDVGDPFAGESARAHGGPVDLTVRWDDYATSAPEGTRTVVVGGKARRSGLWVDDEAVAAYVAGHPDRLIGYLSLDPTQPGWREELEHGHQDLGLRGVKLMPMYAGFDPASPSLDPLYSYAAEHGLPLLVHTGTTFVSAAPLRYALPVHLDEVAIRHPELRMVLAHLGHPYEGECIAVIRKHRHVYADVSALHYRPFQLWHSLRLVQDYGVWHKLMFGSDYPFTTVNASVDGLRAVGEVPGIPGLPPLDRDEIEKLIHRPSLDLLGLA; from the coding sequence ATGATCGTGGACGTCCACTCACACCTGTTCACCTGCCCCGACGACGTGGGCGACCCGTTCGCGGGCGAGTCGGCGCGAGCCCACGGCGGCCCGGTCGACCTCACCGTGCGCTGGGACGACTACGCCACCTCGGCGCCCGAGGGCACCCGGACGGTCGTCGTCGGCGGCAAGGCGCGCAGGTCGGGGCTCTGGGTGGACGACGAGGCGGTGGCCGCCTACGTGGCCGGGCACCCCGACCGGCTCATCGGCTACCTGTCCCTCGACCCCACCCAGCCCGGGTGGCGCGAGGAACTGGAGCACGGCCACCAGGACCTCGGCCTGCGCGGCGTCAAGCTGATGCCGATGTACGCCGGGTTCGACCCGGCCTCGCCCTCGCTCGACCCGCTCTACTCCTACGCCGCCGAGCACGGGCTGCCGCTGCTGGTGCACACCGGGACCACGTTCGTCTCGGCCGCGCCGCTGCGGTACGCCCTGCCGGTGCACCTGGACGAGGTGGCCATCCGCCACCCCGAACTGCGGATGGTCCTGGCCCACCTCGGCCACCCGTACGAGGGGGAGTGCATCGCGGTGATCCGCAAGCACCGGCACGTCTACGCCGACGTGTCGGCGCTGCACTACCGGCCCTTCCAGCTCTGGCACAGCCTGCGGCTGGTCCAGGACTACGGGGTCTGGCACAAGCTCATGTTCGGCAGCGACTACCCGTTCACCACCGTGAACGCCTCCGTCGACGGCCTGCGCGCGGTCGGGGAGGTGCCGGGCATCCCCGGCCTGCCTCCCCTCGACCGTGACGAGATCGAGAAGCTGATCCACCGGCCCTCCCTCGACCTGCTGGGGCTGGCGTGA
- a CDS encoding SDR family NAD(P)-dependent oxidoreductase: MTALLSGKVAVVTGAARGLGRAFALGLAASGARVVAVDRPGAPGLADFEHTHGFDLADTAGLAGLADEIRAEHGPIHILVNNAGVARLQHFNEITVESWREIMSVNADAAFFLSQRVAEHMIADGVAGRIISVSSKNGLMAEAGLAHYNASKGALELITKSLAAELGPHGITVNAVAPGMIATPIDGEFPFDREAFEAAWAERIPLRGGYGTPEDVVGAVVYLASDAARYVTGTTLVVDGGVLADQMPRLRFMPPYRNSLKDR; encoded by the coding sequence GTGACGGCCCTGTTGTCCGGAAAGGTCGCGGTCGTCACCGGCGCCGCCCGCGGCCTGGGCCGGGCCTTCGCGCTGGGACTGGCCGCCTCCGGGGCCCGGGTGGTCGCCGTGGACCGGCCCGGCGCTCCCGGCCTGGCGGACTTCGAGCACACCCACGGCTTCGATCTCGCCGACACCGCCGGACTCGCCGGCCTGGCGGATGAGATCCGCGCCGAGCACGGGCCGATCCACATCCTGGTCAACAACGCAGGGGTGGCCCGGCTCCAGCACTTCAACGAGATCACCGTGGAGTCGTGGCGGGAGATCATGAGCGTCAACGCCGACGCCGCGTTCTTCCTGTCCCAGCGGGTCGCCGAGCACATGATCGCCGACGGGGTGGCGGGCCGGATCATCTCCGTCTCGTCCAAGAACGGGCTGATGGCCGAGGCGGGTCTCGCGCACTACAACGCCTCCAAGGGCGCCCTGGAGCTGATCACCAAGTCGCTCGCCGCGGAGCTCGGCCCGCACGGCATCACCGTCAACGCCGTCGCCCCCGGGATGATCGCCACCCCGATCGACGGGGAGTTCCCCTTCGACCGGGAGGCGTTCGAGGCCGCCTGGGCCGAGCGCATCCCGCTGCGCGGCGGCTACGGCACACCCGAGGACGTGGTGGGTGCGGTCGTCTACCTCGCCTCCGACGCCGCCCGCTACGTCACCGGCACCACGCTCGTCGTCGACGGCGGGGTGCTCGCCGACCAGATGCCCAGGCTGCGCTTCATGCCGCCCTACCGCAACTCGCTGAAGGACCGCTGA
- a CDS encoding nuclear transport factor 2 family protein: protein MSVETELIELSERAWEANRHGDAEFYDRFLTEAPLSVSPWGIADDREAILKVFAANEHPYVRTEQSDHRVTMLGADGALHTSTVEIDVLMNGVDKQTMRVFATTVLVRRDGEWKAVLFQVTPAPAW, encoded by the coding sequence ATGAGCGTGGAGACCGAGCTGATCGAGCTGAGCGAGCGGGCGTGGGAGGCGAACCGGCACGGCGACGCCGAGTTCTACGACCGTTTCCTCACCGAGGCGCCGCTGAGCGTGTCCCCCTGGGGCATCGCCGACGACCGCGAGGCGATCCTGAAGGTGTTCGCCGCCAACGAGCATCCGTACGTCCGCACCGAGCAGAGCGACCATCGGGTGACCATGCTCGGCGCGGACGGCGCGCTGCACACCAGCACCGTGGAGATCGACGTGCTGATGAACGGCGTCGACAAGCAGACGATGAGGGTCTTCGCCACGACGGTGCTGGTCCGTCGCGACGGCGAGTGGAAGGCCGTCCTGTTCCAGGTCACCCCCGCGCCCGCCTGGTAA